A genomic region of Cydia splendana chromosome 17, ilCydSple1.2, whole genome shotgun sequence contains the following coding sequences:
- the LOC134799027 gene encoding lachesin-like gives MCARAWRLHAFTAALVFAAHLIKVLSCGEAGGGVGAGAGAGRARRYVGLYTGPYFDPAAPNNITAQLGTHAYLPCKVRQLSNKSVSWIRRRDAHILTVDRFTFIADERFQAFLVEATDTWTLQVKYVQARDAGVYECQVGTEPKMSHFVQLNVVVPKIEIAGEAEVFVRAGSTVRVTCVITQALEEPAYIFWYHNGARVLDYDRSARDIRMERRAPDTTVGDLVMYNTRREDSGNYSCAPSNLDSASVVLHVLSGEQPAAMQHGNAAAPRAPAACLLLLLPGALAAPAHVPPRRLLRLLLAVALAVLLP, from the exons TGTTGTCGTGCGGCGAGGCGGGCGGCGGCGTAGGCGCGGGAGCGGGCGCGGGCCGCGCGCGCCGCTACGTGGGGCTCTACACCGGCCCGTACTTCGACCCCGCCGCGCCTAACAACATCACAGCGCAACTAGGAACACACGCCTACCTGCCCTGCAAG GTGCGGCAGTTGAGCAACAAATCGGTGTCATGGATCCGGCGACGCGACGCGCACATCCTCACCGTGGACCGCTTCACGTTCATCGCGGACGAACGCTTCCAGGCGTTCCTGGTCGAGGCTACCGACACCTGGACGCTGCAG GTGAAATACGTGCAGGCCCGCGACGCCGGCGTGTACGAGTGCCAGGTCGGCACCGAGCCCAAGATGAGCCACTTCGTGCAGCTCAACGTCGTCG TGCCTAAAATCGagatcgcgggcgaagccgagGTGTTCGTGCGCGCCGGCAGCACCGTGCGCGTGACGTGCGTCATCACGCAGGCGCTGGAGGAGCCCGCCTACATCTTCTGGTACCACAACGGCGCACGCGTGCTGGACTACGATCGCAGCGCCCGAGACATACGCATGGAGCGACGCGCGCCCGACACCACC GTGGGCGACCTGGTGATGTACAACACGCGGCGCGAGGACTCCGGCAACTACTCCTGCGCGCCCTCCAACTTGGACTCCGCCTCCGTCGTACTTCACGTGCTGAGCG GAGAGCAACCGGCGGCGATGCAGCACGGCAACGCAGCGGCGCCTCGGGCGCCCGCTGCCTgcctgctgctgctgctgcccGGCGCGCTGGCGGCTCCGGCACACGTGCCTCCGCGCCGGCTGCTGCGGCTGCTGCTTGCTGTGGCGCTCGCGGTGTTGCTGCCGTGA
- the LOC134799028 gene encoding WD repeat, SAM and U-box domain-containing protein 1-like, with protein sequence MRLNKCLLEKVVHLWLQGQVALWRLPAGLEGAADESEEEALDARWWGAAGVRHWLQEHVTRVPGHLWDSEAESALLAAARGAELTGARLLDDLLPELMRGLDYDSADSDLDEDEDLALESEAEDEPPRARLRRELRWLRRGPPDPATEESAPHALLCPLSHRLLWSPARAADGLTYERGAAHEWFLAAEGAVSGVSGRRLRSARLLPNYGVRRALRRHLRSARAKPDPDPAPENVDTADLLELGE encoded by the exons ATGAG GCTGAATAAGTGTTtattagaaaaagttgttcatcTATGGCTGCAGGGGCAAGTGGCGCTGTGGAGACTGCCGGCGGGGCTGGAAGGTGCGGCGGACGAGAGCGAAGAGGAGGCGCTCGACGCGCGCTGGTGGGGCGCCGCCGGCGTGCGCCACTGGCTCCAGGAGCACGTCACTAGAGTTCCTG GGCACTTATGGGACAGTGAAGCGGAGTCGGCGTtgctggcggcggcgcgcggcgcagAGCTCACCGGCGCGCGGCTCCTCGATGACCTGCTACCAGAATTGATGCGTGGGCTCGACTACG ATTCAGCGGACTCCGACTTGGACGAGGATGAAGACTTGGCGCTGGAGTCGGAGGCAGAAGACGAACCCCCGCGCGCGAGGCTTCGTCGAGAGCTGCGTTGGTTGAGGCGAGGGCCACCCGATCCGGCTACG GAAGAGTCGGCGCCGCACGCGCTGCTCTGCCCGCTGTCGCACCGCCTGCTGTGGTCGCCGGCGCGCGCGGCCGACGGCCTCACCTACGAGCGAGGCGCGGCGCACGAATGGTTCCTGGCCGCAG AGGGAGCGGTATCGGGCGTGTCGGGTCGGCGTCTCCGCAGCGCGCGTTTACTGCCGAACTACGGCGTCCGGCGCGCGCTACGACGGCACCTCCGCAGCGCGCGGGCTAAACCCGACCCCGACCCGGCGCCAGAAAACGTGGACACGGCAGACCTGCTGGAGCTTGGAGAGTGA